The Euphorbia lathyris chromosome 4, ddEupLath1.1, whole genome shotgun sequence genomic interval ATGTGGTCCTAGTCATGGCATTAGTATTGGAAGTTTAGGACTTTATCCGAATGAGCAGCATGTAACTGGCGTCACTGTTCAAGGATGCACCCTTTCAAAAAGTAAATATGGTGTGAGAATTAAATCATGGGCAGACAAATACGCTTCTGAGGCATCAGGTGTAAAGTTTTCAGATATTACCATGGATAATGTTGAGAATCCAATCATTATAGATATGATGTATTGTCCATCCGGTGGATGCAATACAAAGGTACGTACTTCCACATATTTCTAAATCAAAATCCTAGAtgggaattgatttcattttCATGTGttatttttatgattatatCATTAACCTTATTACttttatatatgtgtttaattttaGGGTCCATCAAAGGTCAAGCTTTCTGATATTTCCTTTAAAGGCATCAAGGGTACAACACCCACAATTGATGGAATTTTACTCAATTGTATGCCTGGAAGTTGCACAAACATAGCACTTGCTGATATTGATCTCAAATTTACCGGAACTAAAGGCCCTGCAAAAGctaattgtactaatattaaGCCAACTTTGACCGGAACCGTGAATCCTGCAGGATGTTAATGTTAATGAATTCACATTGACCCCTATTTTTGACCTTAATAAACATTTTAATACAATTTTCAATGTGAGCctctttttgaaattttgatTATACATATTGGTATGTAATATTAATTCATCTCTTGATGCTAATGCATTAAtgtatttttttagaatatattgATTAATCATTTTGCGAAATTGTGGTGCTctatttcttttcttattacctttttatttcttcatgtgtttatatataattacaacataatatatacatttttattctCTGCACTTGTACCATAACATTAAATACTTGCTATCTAATTGGAAATCTAATATAATTTCCTCTTCTAGTTAAAACCACCAATTGCATATGGTTTATGTTGGTTAAGGTACAAGATTATCTGTTCAACAAGCGTTTGAATTCTAAAGATGATAATGTTGttgtaattaaaataagtttgaGCATCCCTTAAAACAATGTAGTCAAGAACCCCATCACTACAATTCGCTTGCGTTGTCTTCCAAAGTCATTGGGCTGttattcatatttaatcatGCATCTAGTTAGTACTATTACAATTCACGAGGAAGGGTTTATTAGTATCAAACATAGATGCGTGCTTACATTTAATATATGTTTATTGTAATATTCCGAAAATAAGAGAATCGCCTAAAAAATGCAATATCCACTAATAAATAGAATATCGATTTTCTTTTACGTCCAACACAATCAACATCACAATACCCGGTTGGgcataaattatttattggatTGTAAGTCATAGTTCATGGTACCTTTGAGATATGGAATAAGATAGAGAACAACATCGTTGTAATGAGAATAAGGATTGTGCATGAACTGACTAAATTTTTAGATAACAAACCCAATATCAGGACGAGTAAAATTAAGATAAAGCAACAGACCAAAAGGATAAACGTCTGGTGTAGGACCAAAAGATCCAATAGAAAGATCCAATTTAATACATGGTTGcataggagaagaagaaggaggagccTTATCAAAGCGAACATCATAAATCAAATCAGAAAATTTATGCATGTTGatagaaaaaaatgttttttttatccgCTTACTATTTCAATATCAAGGAAATATTTAGCATGACATAAATCCTTAAtggttaaaataaaaatgaagatgttcaatatcatcaataaaagtttcAGAGTTACCAGACATAAGAACATGGTCTACATAGATAAAAAGAACAATAAATAACCATTTTTTTAACATATTTAAAAACATAACCAAAAATAGTCTTTAGGGTTGCCTTATCAGCGCAATTGTTAATCGATGGTAAAGGTAATTGAAGTCGGTTGTTACAAACAATCGACTCAAATAATGCCATATTATGACGGTTATTGCAGTTAAAAGTCTCTAAATGTCCTCATTCTTGAACCGGTGTATTTTTTAGGGTTATTGGCGTCGGTTGTTTTAAATAACCGACTCAAATGACCCCACTAATTAGGATCAATTCTTGGTTGACCGATGCTAATGAACctcattagagtcggttatttACATAACCGATCCTAAAGACATGATATAAGAATAAGACATTACTCATTCTTACTTCTTCTTCTTGCACAAACCCATTTCCAATTCACCCTTCTTCCCTAACTAGACGCATTTCCCTAAACTCTTCGTTCTTCTCCTCTTTTTGTGCCAACCCATTTCCATCTGCATGCATTCAGTTCGTGTGGCAACTTTCATTCATGTTCGAGTTCAAGTGGGAGGGGTTTCGTTTGTGTTCTGAGTGGGAGGTTTTTCATTCGTGTTTCGTTTGATTTTGAGTGTTTGCCTATTTAGTATCTGAATTTATACTTGTTTGCcaattatttattcattttttgtCTGATTTGGGTTTCATTTGATTTTGAGTGCTTGCCTATTTAGTGAACTCGTACACGTACATGTACAGACACTAATGTTGGATCAAATTCATCATCTTCTTAGTAACTGATGTTGAGACACATTGAAACCTCACTACAAAAAAACATGGCTTTAGTGGCCCTTTTGTAGCAACACTTTAGTTTACTGCCCCAATGGGCTTTTGGCCCTCTTTTATTGTGGCTAAAGTAAAAACTGTCCCAATGGACTTTAATATTAAATGATAGTCTAAAGCCCATGACTAAACAATTAGGTTATTCAATTAATCTCTTCACCGCTATTTGACTTCGAGACATTACGATCTGACCTCATCCAAGCTTGAACATTCACGATTCGCGATTTTGGCTGTTTCGTACTAGATTTCCTCTCAGATTCGATTCGCGATTTTGGCTGTTTCGTACTAGATTTCCTCTCAGATTCGATTCGCATGTAGAGTAGACCGGAGCAAGATCGGAACGAAGAGCAGAAGGCAAGGTCAGAACAGCTCGATTTGATAAGGTGAGCCAAATAACTCTGTTTTTCAAAGATATACTCAAACTGCTCTAATTTGTTGGTGAGATTcacttattttcttcttctgaggttttttatttttgttgtgttCTTAGTTTGAGCTTTTATTAGTAATAATGTGGATGAAATTTAGCTGGAATTTCACCTTATGAGAGTAGAAATTGCTTGATTTTCTAGTGATGTGCTGTGTTTTTCTTTGATGAAATGCAATTTCTGTTTGGTGCAGTGAATTCGTTCTTTGATGTTGAATTGATTGAAATTGCTTGAGTTTGAGCAGTTGGATCTCTCTAACTAGCTTTTGCTCTTTAGTATTTTTTCCATTTCAATGGATTAGTATATTGAATAGTGAAttagaaaaaaaggaaaatgttAAGCTTCCGTGCAATAGTATAGTGAGATTCCTCAAATCCTTCAATTCCCAGAGGCAATAGAATGGGTTTCTTTTGAAATTTCTTCCATACTTGAGAAGGGATTTAGAGAAGCTGCTAATTCGTGAGTGCTCTGGTCATTTGCTGTTTTGTGAAATATAAATAGTGAaggtaattttattttcttccgTTTCTTCTTAATGAAATGCATGGACTAAcaatttgatatttatttataatgaaagGGCATGGCATATGGTGTACGAAGAATGCGAACCCATCTGCAGGAAAGCCTATATCAGTCCGGTTCTTCTCTCAATTGGAATCACATAACTGAACAGGTTGACATTCAATTCATTATGCTTTTGAGTAAAAAGTATGAGGATCTGTGTATGTAACTGTAATGGTTCAGGTTGGAATGTTCTGCTTCTCGGGATTAATGTTCAGCTAGAAAGGCAATTCCATATATACATGACTATTGATGGACGTATAAGGTAAAGTTAGTCATACATTCTGAAAATTTAAGATACATTAATTTCCCTACTTCATAGCCTTGACCAATTACCCTTTCTTTGGGTTTATGTTCTATATCTGTTAATCTTATGAATTGAGTTAACATTATCGATTCTATTTGCTCATTTGAATTTGGATCCCCTTTAAATGTGTTCTTGTAATTTATTGTCTATGTATATGACGTTGTCACTCGGAATTGGTTTTGAGCTATTATAATTTGTTATGTTATCTAAATGTATCATGTCAATCTGATTGGAATgtatttgttttattatctaAATGGCAATTGGAATTCATGTTTCAGGTACATGCAAATTGGGAATGAATTCATCTTCATGTTTCATGTTAGCTATGAAGTTGGTCCTGAGAAAACTGTTACTGTTGAAACCATTCTCAATCTTCTTCGGGTAAACATCAttttattctatgcattttccTTTTCATCTTTAGCACAAGATGATGATATGGATGGGTTCCAGACTGATCATGAAGATGATGCCAAGGGGTCTGACAAGGACATTGGAGTCGATGCTAAGGATAGGGATGGGTCTGACAAGGACATGGGAGTCGATGCTAAGGATAGGGACAAGGCTGACAGCATTAGGCTGCAGAAGTTAGTTTCTTTTTGAATTTTAGAAATGACATTTGTAATGTATTCTTTTGAATCCATTTAGGATAATGTATTGAATTTAACAAtgtatgaaaattaaaattttttgatGTTACATGCTCTATTTGAATTGTTCTATGTTATAAATTTGAATTGTTGGTTCATAATTAGTATTAGGTACCtaattgaaatataaaaaatatgatataaataaaaagaaaaattcacTAATAGGGGCGGTTAAAACCGCCCCTACAGCTGAGAAGGGAATATTCCAGCACGACACTAGGGGCGGTTTAAACCGCCCCTACATATCCGTCGCTAAATTTTATCTACCCCATCGGTGATAATTCTCTTCGCTATTCTGTAGCTCCGGTCCCCTTTGGCGGCAGATTTGGGGCGGTCGGTGAAACCGCCCCTAGACATTGTAGGGGCGGTTTAAACCGCCCCTACACTTAAAAAAAACTGCCTCCGTAGGCAATTTTTGTTGTAGTGCctatattttctccaaaacatAACATTATTCCTCTTCGTTCCTCATTAATATAAGTTGTTAGTATTAGCTTCTCATATAACAAGAAATATAGACTTACACTTGTTCTAATCAGAATTAGCATCAATgacagtatatatatatatatatatatatatatatatatatatatatatatatatatatatattgtgctTACCAGTTGAGACATGCATGAACAATTTAAGTTACTTGCATTCCTTTGTGAAGTCTAATAGCTGAAGATGTCCTTTAATATTCGTGTTCCAACTAATATCATACCTACATTTATTCAAATTATCCAATGATACGGATTACTCACGAACAAGTTGATTTGGATCGTAATCAACAAATATATTTCTTCTCAATATAAGACTTGAAGGAGTTAACCCCAAAGGTAAGAAACCTTGCTCCACCGGAGGATTTTGATAAATGATTTATAAAAAGTTAACAATCCATACAGACAAACACCTTCACTAGgattacaaaatataaaggaaatGATACATGTATGATGGGATAAGGTGGCTAAATGGCATAAAGGTTAATAAACTGAAATGGTAAGACAATAATTAATACAAtagaaaaacaataaataagAGGGAGAGAAGTAATTCGGCAAATGAGATTCCGTTTTTACATTAAACCGTCACTTAACGTTCTTAAGGACGACACTTAGCGTGTCCCTTTCGGTGTATGCATTACTTAGcctttttatcatgtttttagGCTAAGTTATTTATGTCATAGTCGCCACCCGGGGTTAATGTCCGGGAACATATATAAATTAGATGACCCGGTCcagggtggcgccggggtagaagtcCTGAGCatggagcggccctaaggggtggtgatgggggcaggaatgaactcaATCCtacatcgaaaatggagagagagagagagagagagtgactaggcttattagtaaagtgggaatccaatacatgcagacgcatTTTGGGCCAAAGAGGATAATATCTGGATAATATTGGGCCAGGATGTTATATAAACGGGCTCACCATATGTCATCTCTTCAgaattaggtttgtgaattaaacaATTTAAGGGTTTGATTAAAAAACACGTAGACTTGTCTTTTGTTAAAATACCATTTATAATCTTAATTAAATTCCATTTAATTTCGATTTACAAAAGAAAgcgataaataaatacgggaaagtAAAATAAATTACATCAGAATCAAATGGTACAAATAGCCCTAATACATCATTTCTAGCCCTAAAATAATCTATTAAACCTGCAAAACTGATAAATGTTAGCTGCGGGACATTTGGACCAATCTTTCGGATTTAACTACGATGTCTGATTCGATCAAATAGGACTCATTCAAAGTCTAATTAATCTAACATCCACATCCTAGTTTATAATTCTAATCGGTTTAATATTTCTTTATTGGCCAAAATACCCCTATAAcccgagattgattttacttcaatataaaaacataattagagcataaaatataaaataaatataatttactgaAAATAAACTATTCCTACTCTACCCGGACTAGCTACTTCACTAGTCATATCATTCTCAGAAGCCTTTTCGATGTTAAGAGCATgcttgaactcatcagaaaagaggCACTTCATTAATGCCTTTTGCACTTCAGTCTTAAGATTATGGTCTAAAGCACTAGATTGGGCCATGATTGTGATCTAAACATGGAAAAGGAAAGATGCATGAGTGAGACGTTCTAGACGtaatgaattttgatgattcaATGCATGCATACACTGAATACCAAAGCTACCTATTTGTGCATTCTACaaatggatgtatgatttatgcatgattcatggtgtttgcttttttctttttcaatattCACAAAAAAGGTAAAAATGGAAAGCAAAAAGGATTagtaagaacaaaataagaaacaaaacaaGCAAAAATGTTAGTTCAAACACATGTAGCACGTAAGAAGATTCTCTTCCAACCTTATTCCTCCCACACATGTTTGGCTTAGGTCTCTTCCCTAGGATTTTTGCTCTGGTTCGTGTTgcacactatgccattttccctttcatatgacacaagatacatgacagagaTTTCTTCTCGTGTCGTCTGATTATTTTTCGTGACACTATATTAAAATTCTGTCATCTGAAAGCGTAAGTTTAAATCAGCTCAATTCAAATGTGGCCTTCCGATGACACAACTCTGTCATCTATAAAAAGCACGGGTTTAAGTCAAAATTTACTTAATCATTAGATGACAGTAGTTATAAATAAATGTCGTTGTTTgcggaaaacaaaaaaagcggCAATGAAATTTTCACTTACGTGGCCAACAAAAACTTATCGCGCTCAATgtgtttgactgaaatttcagctcatatataaaccccTCTCTCATTCCAAATCCCTAACTAGGTTTCGTGCAGCTCGTCTTCATCTCTCCCACCCCTCTCTTTGGCTATCTCCGGCCGGTTGCTTTCTCACTGGGTCGAAACAAGGtaatggtaagccatatttactTCATTCCTGGATGTATTAaattttcattgttccttaatattccttttcctcatctgATTTACTCTTGTGTATGTTGATTTCAGCAGGTGGAAACGATATCTATCATATCATTGAAAAGGTTAGATCtctggtctttatcttttttaacctagggcaatgtATACTTCGTGATGCTATTATGGGTGATGCTAACATAGGTAAATATTGCTCTTtttatttgcagggatagtacgTAAGAGTGCTGAAGTATATGGGATGGCTGATGGAAGAGATTGTTTCATTCCTACAACATATTGGAATATTTCTTTAACTTGTTGAgtacatatattgttatgttggttgcatgtatgatgttgttgtatgccttagtcagacatgagtatgtgataaaaGGATGTGTATAGGAATTGCCATGAACTAAATTCGTTTGTATATAAAATAGTCAaacatgagtatgtgataaaaaaaaaaatggttgtgtatgtgtattgctatgaagcttatggttgatgttctgtttatggAGCTAGAACTGACTATGAGTATGTTTATGAACATGCTTAGTCCTACTTGTATATAACTTAATTAGTGAAGTATGGTGATATAGTCAACTATTGCTatctgtgtcacttgaatatacatatatagcaTGTTCTGTGTCACTTGAGTACAGTGAAGCATAGTTATATGGTCATCTAAATCTCCATCATTATGTATCGTGCCACTTGGCTTGGTATGCTTATAGAAAAGCATTCAACATGGTGATGCAGTTATATGGTTCTAACACCagaagtttatgactaagcttgtggtgttAGAaccatacacttcatcaccgtgctcacttttcatagaatgtacaatccaagtggcatgTACATAGTAAAAGAGATTCGAgtttatggttgatgttctgtttaggaaactGGAACTGTTTGGAGCATGTTGCGGTTTGGTTGtattgtgattggccatactcttatgctatgaatgtgtattgagtgaaataatgttcatgcctacaacatatgggTTGTGTATAGGAATTGCCATGTACGGAATTCGTTTGTATATAatagtcagacatgagtatgtgataaacaatggttgtgcatgtgtattgctatgaagcttgcatgtatgaagcatagtCACCAAGTAAAGCATAGTCATATGATCAACTAAATCTCCATCACTATGTATCGTGTCACTTGGCTtggtatgcttatggaaaagtatttaacatggtgatgaaattatatgattctaacaacacaagtttatgactaagcttatGGTGAtagtatcatacacttcatcaccgtgctcacttcatcatgaactgtacaatccaagtggtaGGTACATAGTAAAGGAGCTTTCAactatcatacacttcatcccCGTGCTCACTTCATCATTATATCATGTCTACTTTATCTATAGCATGTTCTGTGTCCCTTGTACATATTATGATTGACCatactcttatgctatgaatgttcattgagtgaaataatgaTGCAAGGACTgaaatgagtatgtgtacgaaaGAGATGGtttcatgcctacaacatatgggAAGATATTGCTCTTTTTATTTGCAAGGATAGTAAGAGTGCTGAAGTATATGGAAGAGATGGtttcatgcctacaacatatgggaagatttctttaacttgttGAGTACATGtattgttatgttggttgcatgtatgatgttgttgtatgCCTTAGTCTGACATGAGTATGTTTATAAAGGGTTGTGTATAGGAATTTCCAGGAACTGAATTCGTTATACAatagtcagacatgagtatgtTGTGATAAAAAATGGTTGTGTATTGATAGGAGAATCTAGTAGTGCGGGTAACTATTGTGTGTGTGTTATGGTTATGATCTTTTTACATGCTTTAattctactagacgctacgtaaggacaagtgtaccccgtcgtatcaagtaataatgcagttaagaccgggtatcgaatccacgtgatttatatctacaagtattaaactactcggttctatacgttatctaagcggtgaataatttagtttggtttgggtgacaactacaaactactcttaaactatggtgagacagatttGTATAGTTCAAACTCTAAAGAATGGATACGGGTGGCGATAATTTACACTATATGATGAACAATAATTCAGAACATATACGGAtgataatttactcttgtaaagacAACTACGTGTAGACCGATCGGCCTGTGAAATggttagactacgtggttcctcctAAAGGCGTATCTAATGcgagggatcagaaactagggcatgtaagttctgtggcttatcaattcctacggtttctggttTGTCAACTTCGGTAAGGCAACTCCTATATGATTCCCAAAAGGTTTCGGAGTTCGTatccccctacacaatagtcaattacgaatatcaaaacaaccaataaatatcaacacgtatagagaaaactgaaattgcaaatcatatattataaatgtggaacgcgtaaatgcggaatacaaccaaacctagtacataggaagagtgcaggctaattagcaagtaaaaatggaagaagaatCGGTCCTTGGAACAAGATAACCGAACTCAAAGCCGTCTCGTAGGACTTTGAgatggaactctcgagcttggtggaagaggatggaacggaactttgatggagTAACGAAATAAGTGtgcaagctctcaaggtggtagagttttagtatacaaaatctgaatgccaaaatgagtgctaatcactcttatttatacacatcaagttcGGGGGTAAAATCATAAATACATAAGTCTCTTGGAAGATTTCACATTGAAGCTATTGGTTTCACATGGCACGTTCCGCGTGTTTGGGGCCACGCTCCACGTGTCTTGCATTTCCCCGTTTCGTTGCAGATTTCTCATACGCGTAGACTGGATTTAGAAGAGTTGACCCAGCCATGCTCCGCATAGACCAgggtacgctccgcgtggttgATGTACTGGAAGTTATCTTCGAAATATCGCTCCTTCACGCTCCGCATAATTCAGGG includes:
- the LOC136225569 gene encoding uncharacterized protein isoform X2; amino-acid sequence: MRICVCNCNGSGWNVLLLGINVQLERQFHIYMTIDGRIRYMQIGNEFIFMFHVSYEVGPEKTVTVETILNLLRTDHEDDAKGSDKDIGVDAKDRDGSDKDMGVDAKDRDKADSIRLQKLVSF
- the LOC136225569 gene encoding uncharacterized protein isoform X1: MRICVCNCNGSGWNVLLLGINVQLERQFHIYMTIDGRIRYMQIGNEFIFMFHVSYEVGPEKTVTVETILNLLRVNIILFYAFSFSSLAQDDDMDGFQTDHEDDAKGSDKDIGVDAKDRDGSDKDMGVDAKDRDKADSIRLQKLVSF
- the LOC136225569 gene encoding uncharacterized protein isoform X3 is translated as MTIDGRIRYMQIGNEFIFMFHVSYEVGPEKTVTVETILNLLRVNIILFYAFSFSSLAQDDDMDGFQTDHEDDAKGSDKDIGVDAKDRDGSDKDMGVDAKDRDKADSIRLQKLVSF